Proteins encoded in a region of the Mucilaginibacter sabulilitoris genome:
- a CDS encoding DUF1223 domain-containing protein: MKRLFLTIIISIGLFTLGAKAQSNTGFAVVELFTSEGCSSCPPADALIAKIQQENTGKPVYVLAFHVDYWDRQGWKDRFSDHVFTERQQQYATWLHSNEVYTPQAIINGKTDFVGSEAVKMHSLIARELQHSNQESISLSDLVIGKGKINFKYNVVSPKRTKVVFVLVQKDAVSQVKSGENRGRTLGHVQIARSLASVDLNSSKTGTMQLGLPTGTDAGQFEVIAFVQNANNGVITAASKLSTNI, encoded by the coding sequence ATGAAAAGATTATTTTTAACGATCATTATATCTATCGGTTTATTCACTCTTGGTGCTAAAGCCCAGTCAAATACTGGCTTTGCTGTCGTGGAATTATTTACTTCTGAGGGTTGTTCGAGTTGTCCTCCGGCGGACGCACTAATTGCCAAGATTCAGCAAGAGAATACCGGAAAACCAGTTTATGTACTAGCTTTTCATGTCGATTACTGGGACCGGCAGGGTTGGAAAGATAGATTCAGCGATCATGTTTTTACAGAGCGTCAGCAGCAATATGCTACCTGGCTACATTCAAACGAGGTTTATACCCCGCAAGCAATTATTAATGGTAAAACGGACTTTGTGGGTTCTGAGGCCGTAAAAATGCATAGTTTAATTGCACGAGAACTGCAGCATTCTAATCAGGAAAGTATTTCGTTGTCAGATCTTGTTATTGGCAAAGGCAAAATTAATTTTAAATACAACGTAGTTTCTCCAAAGAGAACAAAGGTGGTGTTTGTGTTGGTACAAAAGGATGCTGTCAGCCAAGTTAAGTCCGGTGAAAACCGGGGCCGCACCTTAGGCCATGTACAGATAGCGAGAAGTCTTGCTTCTGTAGATCTAAATAGCTCAAAAACGGGCACGATGCAGTTGGGACTGCCTACTGGAACTGATGCCGGTCAGTTTGAAGTTATAGCGTTTGTTCAAAATGCAAATAATGGGGTAATAACCGCTGCAAGCAAGCTAAGCACAAATATCTAA
- a CDS encoding RNA polymerase sigma-70 factor, whose amino-acid sequence MQTDFELWRQMKADDEAAFTQIYNRYWDVAYKAAFNLLRDEQAAMDIVQDVFIWLWHNKTKLQISCLKAYILTAVKFKVLNVIRQGKFRDEILKTFPAHERIGDFTDLGIEVKELKTLIAHFTDKLPEQARKIFHLSRNEHLSHKAIAEQLGISEKTVKNQMNISLKKLRSFLGRMSFWMYLFFM is encoded by the coding sequence ATGCAGACTGACTTTGAATTGTGGCGCCAGATGAAGGCAGATGATGAAGCTGCGTTTACACAAATTTATAACAGATACTGGGATGTTGCTTACAAAGCTGCTTTTAACCTGTTAAGGGATGAACAAGCGGCTATGGACATAGTGCAGGATGTTTTTATATGGCTTTGGCATAATAAAACAAAGCTTCAGATAAGCTGCCTCAAAGCTTATATTCTTACCGCAGTCAAGTTTAAAGTATTAAACGTGATAAGACAGGGAAAATTCAGGGATGAAATTCTTAAAACATTCCCTGCGCATGAAAGGATCGGTGATTTTACTGACTTGGGAATTGAGGTAAAAGAGTTAAAAACATTAATTGCTCATTTTACAGATAAATTACCTGAACAGGCACGTAAAATTTTCCACTTAAGCAGAAATGAGCATCTGTCACATAAAGCAATAGCCGAACAGCTAGGTATTTCAGAAAAAACAGTAAAAAATCAAATGAATATTTCGCTTAAAAAACTGAGAAGTTTCCTCGGCAGGATGTCATTTTGGATGTATTTATTTTTTATGTGA
- a CDS encoding hemerythrin domain-containing protein, with translation MQDRRSFLTKSGILLASGAALLTSCEEKDGDEDVSTNEDLMREHGVLKRILLIYDEAANRLTSGNDLEIALVGQSAQLIKTFIEDYHEKLEEDHLFPRFEKAGQLVDLVKTLRIQHEKGRILTQRVIAATRKQQLTEAERAAVAGDLRWFIRMYSPHEAREDTVLFPALHKLISKHEYDSLGEDFEKKEKQQFGGDGFDMAVDHVTAIEKKMNIYDLNLFTPPV, from the coding sequence TTGCAGGATCGGAGGAGCTTTTTAACCAAAAGCGGTATCCTTTTGGCGTCAGGAGCAGCATTACTGACCAGCTGCGAAGAAAAAGACGGCGATGAAGACGTATCCACTAATGAGGACCTGATGCGCGAGCATGGTGTGCTGAAGCGGATATTACTGATCTATGACGAGGCGGCCAACCGCCTGACTTCCGGCAATGATCTGGAGATCGCATTGGTCGGGCAGTCGGCACAACTGATCAAGACCTTTATTGAAGACTATCATGAAAAGCTGGAGGAAGATCACCTGTTCCCCCGCTTTGAAAAAGCCGGGCAACTGGTGGACCTGGTAAAAACGCTCCGAATTCAGCATGAAAAAGGCCGCATACTGACACAACGGGTCATTGCGGCAACCCGGAAACAGCAACTGACCGAAGCCGAAAGAGCGGCAGTCGCTGGTGACCTGCGCTGGTTCATCCGGATGTACAGCCCGCATGAGGCAAGAGAGGATACTGTTCTGTTTCCGGCGCTGCACAAACTCATTTCCAAGCATGAGTATGATTCCCTGGGCGAAGATTTCGAGAAAAAAGAAAAGCAGCAATTCGGGGGTGATGGGTTCGATATGGCTGTTGATCACGTGACCGCCATTGAAAAGAAAATGAATATTTACGATCTTAATCTTTTTACACCGCCCGTTTAA
- a CDS encoding DoxX family protein, with product MKRPPFYPFAGNVIVRLLVGLVFLSEGIQKLLFPVANGSGRFQKIGIPYPDFFGPFVGITEIVCGLLLLIGLFGRIAAIPLLIVILTAICTTKIPELMSDGFWKTAHDGKADFSMLMGLIFILIFGSGLYSLDELRNRRGK from the coding sequence ATGAAAAGACCACCATTTTATCCTTTCGCAGGCAACGTGATCGTCCGGCTGCTGGTCGGCCTTGTTTTCCTTTCTGAAGGCATACAAAAATTGCTGTTCCCGGTCGCGAACGGTTCGGGGCGCTTTCAAAAGATCGGCATTCCGTACCCGGATTTTTTTGGCCCGTTCGTAGGAATAACAGAGATCGTTTGTGGTCTGTTGTTACTGATCGGTTTGTTTGGCAGGATAGCGGCTATACCGCTGCTGATCGTGATCCTCACGGCGATCTGTACCACCAAAATACCGGAATTAATGAGCGACGGTTTCTGGAAAACCGCCCATGATGGCAAGGCCGATTTCAGTATGCTCATGGGGCTGATCTTTATCCTCATTTTCGGATCAGGCCTTTATTCGCTTGACGAGTTAAGGAACCGGCGTGGAAAATAG
- the chrA gene encoding chromate efflux transporter, which produces MENSRLREVARVFLKLGFLGFGGPAVHIAMMEEEVVRKRQWMTHEHFLDLIGATNLIPGPNSTEMALHCGKERAGRKGLLIAGACFILPAVFITGLFAWLYQQYGTSPQVQPFIYGIKPAIIGVLVSLMTTLGKKAIKSYELAILGIAALAMAIFGVNEAIILFGTGALGMVIYTLKSRPAQLSVFIPLLSLSIAAPHNKTENWKIFWIFLKVGSILYGSGYVLFSFLNSELVKPGMLSQQVLTDAIAVGQFTPGPVFSSATFIGWQMNGFSGAALATVGIFMPSFLFVGLLNPLVSRMRKSKLLSAFLDAVNVSAIALILVVCFELGKSAITGWQSIVIALLGFAASFYFKKLNTAFVIIGGAVLGYLFTVL; this is translated from the coding sequence GTGGAAAATAGTCGCCTGCGGGAAGTCGCAAGGGTTTTTCTGAAGCTTGGTTTTCTTGGTTTCGGCGGTCCTGCGGTACATATCGCGATGATGGAAGAAGAGGTGGTTCGTAAACGGCAGTGGATGACGCACGAACATTTCCTCGACCTGATCGGTGCGACCAACCTGATCCCCGGCCCTAATTCCACGGAAATGGCCTTGCATTGCGGTAAGGAACGCGCCGGTCGGAAAGGTTTGCTGATCGCCGGTGCTTGCTTCATCCTGCCTGCGGTATTCATTACCGGCCTGTTCGCCTGGCTGTATCAACAATATGGGACTTCGCCGCAGGTGCAGCCCTTTATCTATGGCATTAAGCCGGCTATCATCGGTGTCCTTGTTTCCCTGATGACCACACTCGGAAAAAAGGCGATTAAGTCTTACGAACTGGCTATCCTGGGCATTGCCGCTTTAGCGATGGCCATATTTGGTGTAAACGAAGCGATCATCCTGTTTGGAACCGGTGCGTTGGGCATGGTGATCTACACCTTAAAAAGCCGTCCGGCGCAATTATCCGTCTTCATTCCATTATTATCGCTCAGCATTGCTGCGCCACATAACAAAACGGAAAACTGGAAGATATTCTGGATATTCCTGAAGGTCGGTTCCATTTTATATGGCAGCGGCTATGTCCTCTTTTCTTTCCTCAACAGTGAATTGGTTAAACCTGGCATGTTGTCGCAGCAAGTGTTGACAGATGCTATAGCGGTGGGACAATTCACGCCAGGCCCGGTATTTTCATCCGCTACTTTTATCGGCTGGCAAATGAACGGTTTCAGTGGTGCAGCGCTGGCTACAGTGGGGATATTTATGCCGTCTTTTCTGTTTGTGGGTTTATTAAATCCATTAGTTTCCCGCATGCGGAAGTCAAAATTATTGTCAGCATTCCTTGATGCGGTGAATGTTTCAGCTATTGCATTGATCCTGGTGGTGTGCTTCGAATTGGGCAAATCGGCGATCACCGGCTGGCAAAGCATTGTTATTGCATTATTGGGATTTGCGGCCAGCTTTTATTTTAAGAAGCTGAACACCGCATTTGTCATTATCGGCGGCGCAGTACTTGGTTACCTTTTTACGGTTTTATAA
- a CDS encoding FecR family protein — protein sequence MEREDLKSLAEKILNGEASDEEIAHYISWFNSYQDPLTVIEHADEKKAAIYAGIENSISRPRNNIRLMLRVAAAAVVIFALTITTYSLLQKKSNIPTTMVLAERDIKPGGNRATLTLSNGKQIVLDDAKSGRIAEEQGIGIRKNKNGQVVYDLSTAATGGVSHPMNTISTPRGGQYEVILPDGTKVWLNAASSLTFPALFSGNERVVELTGEGYFEVTKDKAHPFRVKCQKQQIEVLGTHFDINAYTDEKAVKTTLLEGAVRVVSGSKEAMLIPGQQSLVTSVKNTTQIAVDQSVNLNQVVAWKNGLFSFNETDIPTLMRQISRWYDVDIVYEGKIPEDKFTGNLSRSVNLSNVFRLLQFTGIDFKIEGRKVIIR from the coding sequence ATGGAACGGGAAGATTTAAAAAGTTTAGCAGAAAAGATTTTAAATGGCGAGGCTTCTGACGAAGAAATAGCCCACTATATTTCATGGTTCAATTCCTACCAAGATCCTCTTACCGTTATTGAGCACGCTGATGAAAAAAAGGCCGCTATTTATGCCGGCATTGAAAATTCCATAAGCCGACCCAGAAACAATATACGATTGATGCTGCGTGTTGCAGCAGCCGCTGTGGTAATTTTTGCCCTTACTATAACTACTTACAGCTTATTACAAAAGAAGAGCAATATCCCGACGACCATGGTGTTAGCTGAAAGGGATATCAAACCCGGAGGCAATAGGGCTACTCTGACTTTATCAAATGGTAAGCAGATTGTACTTGATGACGCTAAATCTGGCCGTATAGCCGAAGAACAAGGAATAGGAATAAGAAAAAACAAAAACGGTCAGGTGGTTTATGATCTTTCCACTGCGGCAACTGGTGGAGTATCGCATCCAATGAACACTATCAGTACGCCGAGAGGCGGACAATATGAGGTTATATTGCCCGACGGTACCAAAGTCTGGCTTAACGCCGCGTCTTCATTGACCTTTCCTGCTTTGTTTAGCGGCAACGAGCGAGTTGTTGAATTAACGGGAGAAGGTTATTTCGAGGTGACCAAAGATAAAGCTCATCCTTTCCGGGTTAAATGTCAGAAGCAACAAATAGAAGTATTGGGGACACACTTTGATATCAACGCGTATACAGACGAAAAAGCAGTAAAAACAACATTGCTGGAAGGTGCGGTACGTGTAGTGAGCGGTTCAAAAGAAGCGATGCTCATACCGGGGCAACAGAGTCTTGTTACTTCGGTTAAAAACACCACCCAAATAGCCGTTGACCAAAGCGTAAATCTAAATCAAGTAGTAGCCTGGAAAAACGGGTTGTTTTCATTTAACGAAACCGACATACCGACTTTAATGCGTCAGATCAGCCGTTGGTATGATGTTGATATTGTTTATGAGGGTAAAATTCCGGAAGATAAGTTTACCGGAAACCTATCCAGGTCTGTAAATCTTTCCAATGTTTTCAGACTTCTTCAATTTACTGGTATTGATTTTAAAATAGAAGGGAGAAAAGTAATTATCAGATAA
- a CDS encoding SusC/RagA family TonB-linked outer membrane protein, with protein sequence MKLTVFLILVGLLQVSASSVAQQISLSEKNIPLEKLFKKLENQTGYTFLYKAETLKGFANVNVEINDATIADVLNKCFENKPLEYLIIDKSIVVKRKTAPATTTVKPTIYVEGTVVNVSGQPLRGVTIKLKGTNYGWTTDTKGQFKAIVVDESAIFQFSFIGYVTKELPVKGLQNPVTITMNEDISKLDEVQVIAYGQTTRRFNVGDQTTVSAKEIEKYPVNNVLSVLQGTVPGMVVSQSTGQAGSSYNVVIRGQNGLSTGSSPLYVVDGIPYDGGGYTSQKSSRLGSNNQAYNALSLINPLDIESIDVLKDAAATSIYGSRGANGVILITTKKGKSGDTRIDVNVYSGISQALIAPQLLNTQQYLQLRREAKKNDNAAILPTDYDLNGTWDTTRYTNWPKLFLKGTGYSTNTQASISGGNNNISYLVSGNYRRTTNVQQLIGGADQTSSLHFNLNTASNNKRFTMQFTGGYTYDFNNIPNFDLSSFASIAPNSPDLYMPDGSLNFQNNTFLNPLLSSKLIARTSLSNMISSLTASYILAKGLKAQATVGYNKQSVNEFLASPLAALSPSSIAQGGKGLADYTWNNKAFWSIEPQLEYKSTIGKGALNVLAGASLQKQIQDVTQLEASGYTNDLLINNISAGTRIASLGSGYSAYNYKYSALYSRASYNWDGKYIIEFSGRYDGSSKFGQDRQYHFFYATGAEWIFSSENFFKDVLPIISFGRIKGSYGTTGNDQLPAYQYLENFSPFTSTNPYQGIPGITPTNLPNPYLSWETVAKGNIGLEIQFLKGRIGLQGNFFRNRTTGILSAVPLSSTTGFATITQNIDAKVQNKGFDLTLNTINIQSKGIVWSTNFIFTRQVNALLSYPNPNLAIQELLNQSVGAILVNRYAGVNPQTGLYQFYDRNGNIVSAPSSSGADQVKTVSTTPQYFGSVSNSITFKGVTLSFLFRGVKQLGTSSFAQILGGLVPGLPNANYSTEVLDHWQKAGDITKFGKLTSSFSPTLINGLSINRNVDAYYGDASYIRLQNASLAYQFNDVIAKKIHLRNLRVYMLGENLATISNYKFSDPETQNYLRISPLRTITFGIQASL encoded by the coding sequence ATGAAGTTAACCGTCTTTTTAATTCTCGTTGGTTTATTACAGGTAAGTGCATCAAGCGTTGCACAACAGATTAGCCTGTCAGAAAAAAACATTCCACTTGAAAAGCTCTTCAAGAAGCTCGAAAATCAAACGGGTTATACCTTCTTATACAAGGCTGAAACATTAAAAGGTTTCGCCAATGTAAATGTCGAAATTAATGATGCAACGATTGCAGACGTCCTTAATAAATGCTTTGAAAATAAGCCTTTGGAATACCTTATTATTGACAAGAGCATAGTCGTAAAACGTAAGACCGCTCCTGCAACAACGACAGTAAAGCCAACAATTTATGTAGAAGGTACAGTGGTAAATGTAAGTGGCCAGCCGTTGCGGGGCGTCACTATTAAATTAAAAGGGACAAATTATGGTTGGACTACAGATACAAAAGGCCAGTTTAAGGCAATTGTTGTTGATGAGTCTGCCATATTTCAATTTAGTTTCATTGGTTATGTAACCAAAGAACTTCCGGTTAAAGGTCTACAGAACCCTGTAACGATAACCATGAATGAAGACATTAGTAAATTAGATGAGGTACAGGTAATTGCTTATGGCCAAACCACACGCCGGTTTAATGTCGGAGATCAGACTACGGTTAGCGCCAAAGAGATTGAAAAATATCCCGTAAATAACGTTTTGTCGGTACTGCAGGGCACTGTTCCTGGCATGGTAGTCAGTCAGTCTACAGGTCAGGCGGGAAGCAGTTATAATGTGGTTATCAGAGGGCAAAATGGATTGAGCACAGGTTCGTCGCCGCTCTATGTTGTTGATGGAATTCCCTATGATGGTGGTGGATATACCTCTCAAAAATCCAGCAGACTCGGTTCAAATAACCAAGCTTATAACGCCTTAAGCCTCATTAATCCATTAGATATTGAAAGCATTGATGTGTTAAAAGATGCAGCGGCCACTTCTATTTATGGTTCCAGGGGGGCTAATGGTGTTATATTGATTACAACTAAAAAGGGAAAATCAGGCGATACCAGAATTGACGTTAACGTTTATAGCGGCATCAGCCAAGCGCTTATTGCACCACAACTGTTAAATACACAGCAATATCTGCAATTGCGCAGGGAAGCAAAGAAAAATGATAATGCAGCGATATTGCCTACGGATTATGATCTTAATGGAACCTGGGATACCACACGGTATACCAATTGGCCCAAATTGTTCCTGAAGGGCACCGGTTACAGTACTAATACCCAGGCTAGCATATCGGGCGGTAATAATAATATTTCTTACCTGGTAAGCGGCAATTACAGGCGCACGACCAATGTGCAGCAATTGATTGGAGGCGCGGACCAAACCTCTTCATTGCATTTTAATCTTAACACGGCTAGTAATAATAAAAGGTTTACTATGCAGTTTACAGGGGGCTATACCTATGATTTCAACAATATACCTAACTTCGATCTAAGCTCTTTTGCATCCATTGCGCCTAATTCTCCCGACCTTTATATGCCGGATGGCTCACTGAATTTTCAGAACAATACCTTTTTGAATCCTCTTTTATCTTCGAAACTGATAGCCAGAACCTCTCTTTCGAATATGATTAGCAGTCTTACTGCTAGCTATATCTTAGCAAAGGGCTTGAAAGCGCAGGCAACGGTTGGGTATAATAAACAATCAGTAAATGAATTTTTAGCTAGTCCGCTGGCTGCCCTTTCACCAAGTTCCATTGCGCAGGGCGGTAAGGGCCTTGCGGACTATACCTGGAACAATAAAGCATTTTGGAGCATTGAACCACAACTGGAATATAAAAGTACCATTGGCAAGGGTGCACTTAATGTGTTAGCTGGTGCCAGCTTGCAAAAACAAATACAGGATGTTACACAATTGGAAGCTAGCGGGTATACCAATGATTTGCTGATTAATAACATCTCTGCAGGAACCCGTATTGCCAGCTTGGGGAGTGGATATAGTGCCTATAATTATAAATATAGTGCATTATATTCCAGAGCTAGTTATAACTGGGACGGTAAATATATCATTGAGTTCTCTGGAAGGTACGATGGTTCGAGCAAATTTGGCCAGGACCGTCAATACCATTTCTTTTATGCCACCGGTGCGGAGTGGATATTTAGTTCAGAAAACTTTTTCAAGGATGTATTGCCAATCATCAGTTTCGGCAGAATAAAAGGAAGTTACGGTACAACCGGTAATGACCAGCTTCCAGCCTATCAGTATCTTGAGAACTTTTCACCGTTTACTTCCACAAACCCCTATCAGGGCATTCCGGGCATCACGCCGACCAACCTACCTAATCCATATTTAAGCTGGGAAACGGTTGCTAAAGGAAATATTGGACTTGAAATCCAGTTTCTTAAGGGAAGAATTGGTTTACAAGGTAATTTCTTCAGAAACCGTACGACTGGTATACTTTCAGCGGTACCATTATCGTCAACCACTGGGTTTGCTACCATTACCCAGAATATAGATGCCAAAGTTCAAAATAAAGGTTTTGACCTTACATTGAATACGATCAATATTCAATCTAAGGGTATCGTTTGGTCAACCAACTTTATATTTACGAGGCAGGTCAACGCATTATTGTCGTATCCCAATCCTAACTTGGCTATACAAGAACTGTTGAATCAATCGGTGGGAGCCATTTTGGTTAACCGATATGCCGGCGTTAACCCACAAACAGGCCTTTATCAATTTTATGACAGAAACGGAAATATTGTTTCAGCGCCATCCAGTTCCGGAGCAGACCAAGTTAAAACGGTTAGTACTACTCCCCAATATTTTGGTTCTGTATCCAATTCTATAACCTTTAAAGGTGTTACGCTCAGTTTCCTTTTCCGCGGGGTCAAACAATTAGGGACGAGCAGCTTTGCACAAATCCTAGGTGGCCTGGTGCCAGGATTACCAAACGCAAATTATTCTACTGAAGTGCTGGATCATTGGCAGAAAGCCGGCGATATAACGAAGTTTGGTAAGCTCACCAGCAGTTTTAGCCCTACCCTGATTAATGGTTTAAGTATCAATAGAAACGTGGATGCTTATTACGGAGATGCCTCTTACATCAGACTGCAGAATGCATCGCTCGCTTATCAATTCAATGATGTAATTGCGAAAAAAATTCACTTGCGTAACCTGCGTGTTTATATGTTGGGAGAAAACTTAGCTACAATTAGCAATTACAAATTCTCTGACCCTGAGACGCAGAATTATTTGAGAATATCTCCGTTACGTACAATCACCTTTGGGATACAAGCATCACTTTAA
- a CDS encoding RagB/SusD family nutrient uptake outer membrane protein, which translates to MKLRKIYSTSIFISSLVILSGLTPGCKKAIEVGPSLVAGNSSNVFLTNNSAQAVVSGVYTRLSTGSFFQGTSSISLNMGLAADELMNISSASSSYGTFYQNTYNPLSPPPFWSEFYKVLFSCNTAINGISGSSTIDAGVKKQLIGELKFLRAYTYFYAVNLYGTPPLTTSDDYTVNGNLANSAADDTYKQILQDLTDAQAALSDNVYVDASGAAVTDRVRPNKQVASAMLARVYLYLQDWKNAEIQASAIINNSNYLLVPNLNQVFLKGSKETIWALQPVSQLYLNTIDAYYLVVNASYAATTQLPLNTNNLVKAFETGDARLTNWTGTYTTTTAPVTTYYYAYKYKVASLSSTIAVTEYPIAMRLAEQYLIRAEARAQQNNLTGAAADLNAIRTRAGLANTTASTQANLLNAILHERQVELFSEWGHRWFDLKRSNKLDAVMNVVAPQKGGSWASFKQLMPVPSNDIRADANLQQNPGYN; encoded by the coding sequence ATGAAACTTAGAAAGATATATTCAACCTCTATATTTATAAGCTCCTTGGTTATACTGAGCGGGCTCACACCAGGCTGTAAAAAAGCAATTGAAGTGGGTCCGTCACTAGTGGCAGGAAACAGCAGCAATGTCTTTTTGACAAATAATTCCGCTCAAGCCGTAGTATCCGGGGTATACACCAGGTTATCTACCGGCTCATTTTTTCAGGGCACGAGCAGTATCAGCTTAAATATGGGACTTGCGGCTGATGAGTTAATGAATATCAGCTCCGCCAGTTCTTCATACGGCACATTTTATCAAAACACCTACAATCCGCTTTCTCCACCCCCTTTCTGGTCCGAATTCTATAAAGTCCTGTTTTCCTGCAATACCGCGATTAATGGAATTTCGGGCTCCTCGACGATTGATGCCGGCGTAAAGAAACAGCTGATTGGTGAGTTAAAGTTTCTGCGTGCTTACACTTATTTCTATGCGGTAAATTTATACGGAACCCCTCCGTTAACAACGAGCGACGATTATACCGTTAACGGAAACTTAGCCAATAGTGCTGCAGACGACACCTATAAACAAATTTTACAGGACCTTACAGATGCACAAGCTGCGCTGTCTGACAATGTATATGTTGATGCTTCCGGCGCGGCCGTTACTGACAGGGTAAGGCCTAACAAACAGGTAGCCAGTGCAATGCTGGCGAGGGTGTATCTGTATCTGCAAGATTGGAAAAACGCCGAAATCCAGGCCAGTGCTATAATTAACAACTCTAACTATTTACTGGTACCGAACCTCAATCAGGTTTTTCTAAAAGGAAGCAAAGAAACCATCTGGGCATTGCAGCCTGTATCGCAACTATATTTAAACACTATTGATGCTTATTATTTAGTTGTTAACGCAAGTTACGCCGCTACCACGCAGCTACCTTTAAATACCAATAACCTGGTAAAAGCGTTCGAAACCGGAGATGCACGTTTAACCAACTGGACAGGGACTTACACGACGACCACGGCACCGGTAACCACCTATTATTATGCTTATAAATACAAAGTTGCCTCATTAAGTTCAACGATCGCTGTTACGGAGTATCCTATCGCCATGAGACTTGCAGAGCAGTATCTGATACGGGCGGAAGCACGTGCTCAGCAGAATAATCTGACTGGAGCAGCAGCTGATCTTAATGCTATCCGCACCCGGGCCGGACTAGCCAATACTACCGCAAGCACGCAAGCAAATCTTTTAAACGCTATTCTGCATGAACGTCAGGTAGAGCTGTTTAGCGAATGGGGACACCGGTGGTTCGATTTGAAACGTTCCAATAAACTGGACGCTGTAATGAATGTGGTCGCACCCCAAAAGGGAGGCAGCTGGGCCAGCTTTAAACAATTAATGCCTGTCCCTTCAAATGATATCCGGGCAGATGCGAATTTACAACAGAATCCGGGATATAATTAA
- a CDS encoding TlpA disulfide reductase family protein — protein sequence MKNLKKKIKAVGLIWISVFTLSANAQTGFTYKINGKLQNINPMPEKMYMKVLLNGLLKKDADSTLVKNGEYTFTGELNVDEAVVVSISADGKENSTHAYSLYLDKGELNVISNGAIKNITVSGSGATAQLEHDQILKGIEKEKAELQKIVKTEDYKTNQQLQAEVLKRSRALAGKGLFDMYTFVRDNPEKRSTPFTAYALISSGLIGQPGQDTIQQRLPARLKADRLGKEIAHIQVRRDSLAKVAAARRQEEAGKVPIGIKAPDFTQFDVNNKAVSLSSFKGKYVLVDFWASWCMPCRAENPNVVKAYNKYKDKGFTVLGVSLDAQSAKTAWLKAIAADGLTWTQVSDLKGWKNEAAAQYGVSSIPQNFLIDPSGVVVGKNLRGEELNAKLATIFK from the coding sequence ATGAAAAATTTAAAAAAGAAAATAAAAGCGGTTGGGCTGATATGGATAAGTGTGTTTACCCTGAGCGCTAATGCCCAAACCGGCTTTACCTACAAGATCAACGGCAAGCTGCAAAATATCAATCCGATGCCGGAAAAAATGTATATGAAAGTCCTGCTGAATGGCTTGCTTAAAAAGGACGCTGACAGCACGCTTGTCAAAAACGGCGAATACACTTTCACCGGCGAATTGAATGTAGACGAGGCGGTAGTGGTTTCCATCTCTGCCGATGGAAAAGAGAATAGCACCCACGCTTATAGTCTCTACCTCGATAAGGGCGAGCTGAATGTGATATCGAACGGTGCGATCAAAAACATCACCGTAAGCGGCTCTGGCGCCACAGCCCAACTCGAGCACGACCAGATCCTGAAAGGCATTGAAAAGGAGAAAGCGGAACTGCAAAAAATCGTTAAAACAGAAGACTACAAAACCAATCAGCAGTTACAGGCCGAGGTGTTAAAAAGATCACGCGCGCTGGCTGGCAAGGGGCTTTTTGATATGTACACCTTCGTACGTGATAATCCCGAAAAACGTTCGACTCCCTTTACCGCGTATGCATTGATTTCGTCCGGTTTAATCGGGCAACCGGGGCAGGATACCATTCAGCAACGCTTACCCGCACGCCTAAAGGCCGATCGCCTGGGTAAGGAGATTGCCCACATACAAGTACGCCGTGATTCGCTGGCGAAAGTTGCTGCGGCCAGAAGACAAGAAGAAGCGGGTAAGGTACCCATAGGCATCAAAGCCCCGGATTTTACTCAATTTGATGTCAATAACAAGGCGGTTTCGCTCTCGTCGTTCAAAGGGAAATATGTCCTGGTTGATTTCTGGGCGAGCTGGTGTATGCCATGCCGTGCCGAAAACCCGAACGTAGTCAAAGCCTACAATAAATATAAAGACAAAGGCTTCACGGTGTTGGGCGTGTCGCTGGATGCACAATCGGCTAAAACAGCATGGTTAAAGGCTATAGCTGCCGATGGCCTGACCTGGACACAGGTATCTGATCTGAAAGGCTGGAAGAATGAGGCTGCCGCGCAATACGGTGTTTCATCAATCCCGCAAAATTTCCTGATCGATCCGAGCGGCGTAGTCGTGGGCAAAAATCTCCGTGGCGAAGAACTCAACGCTAAACTGGCAACTATTTTTAAATAA